The Amycolatopsis coloradensis sequence CCCCGGCGTCAAGGCGCTACAGGATGTCAACCTGTCGGTGCGCCGGGGAGAGATCCACGCGATCTGCGGCGAGAACGGCGCGGGCAAGTCCACGCTGATGAAGGTGCTCTCGGGCGTCTACGCGCACGGCTCGTACGACGGCGAGATCGTCTTCGACGGCGAGCCGTGCGCGTTCTCCGCGATCCGCGACAGCGAACGCCGCGGCATCGTGATCATCCACCAGGAACTCGCGCTGTGCCAGCAGCTGTCCATCGCGGAGAACATCTTCCTCGGCAACGAGAAGGCCCGCGGCGGGCTGATCGACTGGAACCGGACCAACGCCGAGGCGGGCGAGTTGTTGCGGCGCGTCGGCCTGCGGGAGAACCCGGTGACGCCGGTGCTGGACATCGGTGTCGGCAAACAGCAGCTGGTGGAGATCGCCAAGGCACTGTCCAAAGAGGTCAAACTGCTGATCCTGGACGAGCCGACGGCGGCGCTGAACGACGACGATTCGGCGCATCTGCTCGAACTGTTGCGCGGGCTTCGCGACGACGGCGTCACCTGCGTCTTGATCTCGCACAAGCTCAACGAGATCGCCGCGATCGCCGACTCGATCACCATCCTGCGCGACGGCAGGACGATCGAGACGCTGGACGCGAGCACGGTGACCGAAGACCGGATCATCGCCGGGATGGTCGGCCGGAAACTGGAGAACCGGTTCCCGCCGAGGGAACCGCGGATCGGCGACGAGGTCCTCCGGATCGAGGACTGGACCGTGCACAGCCCGACGCAACACGGCCGGGTGGTCGTGGACGGCGCGAGCCTGACGTTGCGGCGCGGCGAGATCGTCGGGCTGGCGGGGCTGATGGGCGCCGGGCGGACCGAACTCGCGATGAGCGTGTTCGGCCGCTCGTACGGCAAGGACATCTCCGGCCGCCTGATCAAGGACGGCAAGGAGATCGAGGTGCGCACGGTCGGCGACGCCGTCGCCAACGGGATCGCGTACGCCACCGAAGACCGCAAACGCTACGGGCTCAACCTCATCGAGGACATCCAGCGCAATATCTCCGGCGCGGCGCTGGGCAAACTCGCCCGGCGCGGATGGGTGGACGAGAACGAAGAACACCGTGTCGCCGAAGAATTCCGCAAGAGCATGAACATCAAGGCACCGGACGTGCGCAGCGTGACCGGCACGCTTTCCGGCGGCAACCAGCAGAAGGTCGTGCTGTCCAAATGGATCCTCACCGATCCGGACGTGCTGATCCTCGACGAGCCCACCCGCGGCATCGACGTCGGCGCGAAGTACGAGATCTACACGATCGTCAACCGGCTCGCCGACGAGGGGAAGGCCGTCCTGGTCATCTCGTCCGAGCTGCCGGAGCTGCTCGGACTGTGCGACCGGATCTACACGCTGTCGGCGGGCCGGATCACCGGTGAGGTCGGCCGGGCCGAGGCCACCCAAGAGGTCCTCATGCGGGCGATGACCAGGGAACAGGAGTAAGACATGAGCACCGCCTCCGCCGACACCGTCACCGGTGTTCCGGACCAGCAGGGAGCCGCGCCGGCCAGGGCGCCGCGCCGGATCTCGTTCAACCCGCGTGAGAGCGGCATCTACGTCGCGTTCGCGCTGATCGTCGTGTTGTTCTCGATCCTCACCGGCGGCGCGCTGCTGGAACCGCAGAACATCTCGAACCTGATCGTGCAGAACTCGTACGTGCTGATCCTCGCGATCGGCATGATCCTGATCATCATCGCCGGGCACATCGACCTGTCGGTCGGCTCCGTGGTGGCGCTGACCGGCGCGATCTCGGCGGTGCTGATGGTGAACATGGGCATGGCGTGGCCGGTCGCGCTGCTGATCACGCTGGCCGTCGGCGCGGTGATCGGGGCGTGGCAAGG is a genomic window containing:
- the mmsA gene encoding multiple monosaccharide ABC transporter ATP-binding protein; protein product: MTDEILRMRGITKTFPGVKALQDVNLSVRRGEIHAICGENGAGKSTLMKVLSGVYAHGSYDGEIVFDGEPCAFSAIRDSERRGIVIIHQELALCQQLSIAENIFLGNEKARGGLIDWNRTNAEAGELLRRVGLRENPVTPVLDIGVGKQQLVEIAKALSKEVKLLILDEPTAALNDDDSAHLLELLRGLRDDGVTCVLISHKLNEIAAIADSITILRDGRTIETLDASTVTEDRIIAGMVGRKLENRFPPREPRIGDEVLRIEDWTVHSPTQHGRVVVDGASLTLRRGEIVGLAGLMGAGRTELAMSVFGRSYGKDISGRLIKDGKEIEVRTVGDAVANGIAYATEDRKRYGLNLIEDIQRNISGAALGKLARRGWVDENEEHRVAEEFRKSMNIKAPDVRSVTGTLSGGNQQKVVLSKWILTDPDVLILDEPTRGIDVGAKYEIYTIVNRLADEGKAVLVISSELPELLGLCDRIYTLSAGRITGEVGRAEATQEVLMRAMTREQE